The stretch of DNA ATAATTGTACCTCTTAAATCTCAATCAAGACCTGAACTATTTACCATATGACAGCAACACTTTACCTTTTCTAGCATTGAGCGTGTAGTGATCCATCGTCCAATGTCTAAATCTAGCATCTCAACGTCTGAAAAGCAGTCAACTCCATTGCCGCCACCAACAGCAAATATCTTCTTATCCAAAACAGCTCCAGATAAGCTTCCTTTCTTCTGGTTCAATGCAGGACACAAGGTCCAGTTGTCAAGAATCGGGTTATATGATTCAACTACAAACACGGAAGATAATAATCTTTCTCAGAACTTCATCttggttaaaataaataaataataaaaccatCACAAGATCCCATACCAGTATCATACCAAACAAGACCATTTCCACCGCCAAAAACATAAATATCACCATTGAACTGCACGACCGAAGCATATGAACGTATTGAGCTCATGGGCTTGAGAGACTTGATAGCATTTTGTGAAGTAGAATACATGTCCATACTAGGCAACCAAGATTCTCCATCAAAGCCTCCTATTAGAAACAATGAATCTTTGTGGTCTAGATGGAGCTCTCGAGATGACTTGGTTAATGTCTTCTCAACATGTGTCGTAACATTAGATGCAGATTCCAATAATGTACAACGATCTCTTAGATGCTGAATTTCTGACAAAGCCTCCTTCTAAAAGGCAGATAGAAATAGATCAATAAATATGGGGAAACATGCTATGCCTGATATGATACAATGATTTATCTTAATTCAATACCACTCAGAAATGTTGTTCAAATTACCAAACTAACTATTCATTATTTACAGTCATTTATATTGTGTTCAGTTTGCTTTGAAAACTTACCTATTTTAAATTGTGTAGTCTCAAACTTAATGGAATTAGATGACAAGAGAAAGagccaaaataataataataataataataataataataataataataataataataataataataataataaaaaacaataacaaaaaacagAAAGTAATGAACGTATTTAAACTTAGAACCATCTTGTTTTATTTGTTATCCCCCCATTTCATTGATGCAGTCACTGCGGCAGAAACAAACCACTTCAAATAGTAGCagagattcaaattttaatatggaGATAAGTACACAACAAGAATTTATAAATAAGGttgattgagaagttccacataCTTGGTCAATTGGTATGAAGACTATACATTTATGCATGCCAATAAATCAACAATACAATTTAACATGATACCAATAGAGAAGcaattgagaaaaataattaagaatagCATCTACAACATAGCAAAGAGTCCCTACCAGTTTCTGCTCCAGGTAACTATTCCTCTCGGTCTGCATTTTCTTGAAAGCTGTCAGTTCTTTGACCTCTTGcaccaactaaaaaaaaacatatatcgAGTTAGTTGCTTacgaacaaaatttataatatttttaatattttccatCAAATATCCTCAACAACCTGGGTTATGTCATATTGATATTCCAATGAAGGACTAGGATCCACTTTCTTCTCTAAACCAGCTGGTGCCTCAGAATTATCCTTTTCGATTGGACACATATTATTTGCAGCAGCGGTATCATTTACATAATCTGGCAAAGATAGATTTTGTCTTTTACTGTTAAGAGACAGCTGCTTTAGTTTCAGAAATATGAGGTTCTTCTCATCCTGTTTTGCTTCCGGCATGCCTAAATGAGTATCCAATGGCTGGATGTCTTCATCTATAGTAGAATCATTTTCAGCGGATTCTGATATCACACTGGCGTGAGTATATTGCTCCACATCCGATTCAAGCACCGTGAACTGTTCACTTTCCCTCAAAGTTTCATATGATGGAGGCGGCTGAGAAACATTTGCCAAATTCAGCATATGATGAGGGACAGAGCTACCAGGCACAATTGCTGTTGGTGTTAGCAAAGAAATCAGCTTGCTAGTTTGTGCATGGTCCAGCTCAAACCAGAAAAGGTTTTTATTGTAGTAGTTGTCTGCAATTGCATGTCTAAATTTATCCTCGGACAGTGGCTGGCACTGAAGCCGAACACAAATTTGCACCTTAATAGCAGAAAAGTATGAAGATGAGGGCTTGTTTCAGAATGTAATTGTCTTGAACAGAACAATAGTACTCTATAGCATGTGATACCTGTGCAGGATATTGTGTTCTCTCCGAACCATTAGCAGTCCATCCGTAAGGGTCTATAGACATCTTTCCATTGCTAGCCGCCTCGAAAATTCCATGAAGTTTCCTGTCGCTATAATTGAATAGAAACAGCGGCAacccaggttcaatattcttcACATATGAGAAATGCTGAGTTGGTAAACCTGTTTAAACAGATAAAAATTTCCATGAGTCGAATGCAACAACTGCCACCTTCAATTCAAAATATGGGAAAAAAATTACCATAAGCTAAGTGACAACTTTTATGCTGTTGATAATATAAGTTCCAATATGAAGCTCATGTCAACTATATCAGTGACCATTCAGTAacttcaattttaaaatgttgATCATCATTGTCACATGACACCTATTTGTTTCTAGATTCATACTACTAATAGCCTTTTCCTATGGCAAATGCTGTAAACCAAAGAAAATCAAATGAATAACACTGACCAAAGAGTTGTTTAGAAAGACATTCTCTAATTGTATTATTCTTGCACCCAAATACAACACCTCCAAGTTGATTCTTCTCCAAATTTCTGCCAAATACAGTAGTGGCTGATGAATTTGAAAGCGAAGATGACCGCCTCCTGTACTGAGAATTTTGAGCCTTCTTCCCTGCTCCCATCCTAGCATAAGAGGATTA from Arachis duranensis cultivar V14167 chromosome 4, aradu.V14167.gnm2.J7QH, whole genome shotgun sequence encodes:
- the LOC107485077 gene encoding uncharacterized protein LOC107485077 isoform X2, whose product is MGAGKKAQNSQYRRRSSSLSNSSATTVFGRNLEKNQLGGVVFGCKNNTIRECLSKQLFGLPTQHFSYVKNIEPGLPLFLFNYSDRKLHGIFEAASNGKMSIDPYGWTANGSERTQYPAQVQICVRLQCQPLSEDKFRHAIADNYYNKNLFWFELDHAQTSKLISLLTPTAIVPGSSVPHHMLNLANVSQPPPSYETLRESEQFTVLESDVEQYTHASVISESAENDSTIDEDIQPLDTHLGMPEAKQDEKNLIFLKLKQLSLNSKRQNLSLPDYVNDTAAANNMCPIEKDNSEAPAGLEKKVDPSPSLEYQYDITQLVQEVKELTAFKKMQTERNSYLEQKLKEALSEIQHLRDRCTLLESASNVTTHVEKTLTKSSRELHLDHKDSLFLIGGFDGESWLPSMDMYSTSQNAIKSLKPMSSIRSYASVVQFNGDIYVFGGGNGLVWYDTVESYNPILDNWTLCPALNQKKGSLSGAVLDKKIFAVGGGNGVDCFSDVEMLDLDIGRWITTRSMLEKRFALAAVELNGVLYATGGFDGNDYLNSAERFDPREHSWSKIPSMNTRRGCHSLVVLNEKLYTLGGFDGSAMVPSLEVFDPRLGTWMMGEPMNHPRGYFAAAVIHESIFVIGGVKSGDNIVDTVENYKEGQGWQETCRTSVAKRCFLSAIACGHE
- the LOC107485077 gene encoding uncharacterized protein LOC107485077 isoform X1, which gives rise to MMGAGKKAQNSQYRRRSSSLSNSSATTVFGRNLEKNQLGGVVFGCKNNTIRECLSKQLFGLPTQHFSYVKNIEPGLPLFLFNYSDRKLHGIFEAASNGKMSIDPYGWTANGSERTQYPAQVQICVRLQCQPLSEDKFRHAIADNYYNKNLFWFELDHAQTSKLISLLTPTAIVPGSSVPHHMLNLANVSQPPPSYETLRESEQFTVLESDVEQYTHASVISESAENDSTIDEDIQPLDTHLGMPEAKQDEKNLIFLKLKQLSLNSKRQNLSLPDYVNDTAAANNMCPIEKDNSEAPAGLEKKVDPSPSLEYQYDITQLVQEVKELTAFKKMQTERNSYLEQKLKEALSEIQHLRDRCTLLESASNVTTHVEKTLTKSSRELHLDHKDSLFLIGGFDGESWLPSMDMYSTSQNAIKSLKPMSSIRSYASVVQFNGDIYVFGGGNGLVWYDTVESYNPILDNWTLCPALNQKKGSLSGAVLDKKIFAVGGGNGVDCFSDVEMLDLDIGRWITTRSMLEKRFALAAVELNGVLYATGGFDGNDYLNSAERFDPREHSWSKIPSMNTRRGCHSLVVLNEKLYTLGGFDGSAMVPSLEVFDPRLGTWMMGEPMNHPRGYFAAAVIHESIFVIGGVKSGDNIVDTVENYKEGQGWQETCRTSVAKRCFLSAIACGHE